The Coleofasciculaceae cyanobacterium genome has a segment encoding these proteins:
- a CDS encoding EAL domain-containing protein translates to MQRSTIQSQKSILVVDNTPSNLGLLFQYLDNAEYKVFVAQTEERAWQIATLVVPDLILLDVMTSEIDDFSICEKLKTHFITQDIPVIFITALSETKPRVKGVMPRVVDYVTKPVDPLELLARIENHLTIQELTQDLALAVEQRQMLFEVVDRIRQSLDLKSIFQTATAEICQFLNCDRLSLVRLTQNDITIESQAFSRSEISKNLRQLTIEDFDLKTISTAIKPSQLRPNANLDLDSTDNNKPSRLFVPILLDSSTKANQYHPLWGWLVAERCSPQLWQSQSQTFLRQLTIQLSIAIDQGLLYQQLQNSYQQLQSKNQQLKQLAIYDSLTKVYNRRYFQQQLNKEWRRLSRNVSPLSVILCDVDCFKLYNDTYGHQKGDRCLQQIAEALADTVRRPADILARFGGEEFVAILPDTDRDGAIKVAETMRVAIKQLHIPHCNSLVNSMVTISAGVATTIPNAQDNAKMLVEEADKGLYLAKSRGRDCIAVDRHPLVCAENRQNNDRQWDKRIRRALKKNLFSLYAQPITSLKEDSRQHFEILLRLQDRGQVIAPNAFFDVAERNSLMSSIDTWVINQLLEQLANKGDRSYWQNYQFSINLSGASLNDRSFLDFLSQKLTQYHLPPQLFCFEITEAIAITNIGHIRDFMTSLKNLGCSFALDDFGKGMSSLTYLKNLPVDYLKIDGSFITELHTDRVSKVMVEAINHLAVGIGLKTVAEFVENQAILDTLRHLKIDYAQGYHLGRPQKFTEMI, encoded by the coding sequence ATGCAGCGATCGACTATTCAAAGTCAGAAATCAATTTTAGTAGTTGATAATACGCCTAGTAATTTAGGACTTTTATTTCAATATTTAGATAATGCCGAATATAAAGTTTTTGTGGCTCAGACTGAGGAACGGGCATGGCAAATAGCGACATTAGTTGTTCCAGATTTGATTTTGCTGGATGTAATGACCTCAGAAATAGATGATTTTTCGATTTGTGAAAAGCTCAAAACTCATTTTATAACTCAAGATATTCCAGTAATATTCATAACTGCTTTATCCGAAACCAAACCTAGAGTCAAAGGGGTTATGCCTAGGGTAGTTGACTATGTAACTAAACCCGTCGATCCTCTAGAACTATTAGCGCGGATTGAAAACCATCTGACTATTCAAGAGTTGACTCAAGATCTAGCTTTGGCAGTCGAACAAAGACAAATGTTGTTTGAAGTTGTCGATCGCATTCGTCAGTCTTTAGATCTCAAGTCAATTTTTCAGACTGCTACAGCAGAAATTTGCCAGTTTTTAAATTGCGATCGCCTATCTCTAGTCCGCTTAACTCAAAATGATATCACTATTGAATCTCAAGCATTTTCAAGATCTGAGATTTCTAAAAACTTACGCCAGCTTACCATCGAAGATTTCGATCTCAAGACCATAAGTACCGCAATTAAGCCCAGCCAGCTCAGACCTAATGCTAATTTAGACTTAGATTCAACAGACAATAATAAACCTTCACGGTTATTTGTACCAATTTTACTAGACAGTTCAACTAAAGCTAACCAATATCATCCGCTGTGGGGTTGGTTGGTAGCAGAGCGCTGTAGTCCGCAATTATGGCAGTCACAGTCACAAACTTTTTTGCGACAGCTAACTATTCAATTGAGTATCGCGATCGATCAAGGTCTACTCTATCAACAACTACAAAATAGCTATCAGCAACTACAAAGCAAGAATCAACAGCTCAAACAGCTTGCTATTTATGACTCCCTAACTAAAGTCTACAATCGGCGATATTTTCAACAGCAGTTAAATAAAGAATGGCGCAGACTAAGCAGAAATGTATCGCCCCTGTCGGTAATTTTGTGTGATGTTGACTGTTTCAAACTTTATAACGATACTTATGGTCATCAAAAAGGCGATCGCTGTTTACAACAAATAGCAGAAGCTCTAGCTGATACTGTTAGAAGACCTGCGGATATTTTGGCTCGTTTTGGGGGCGAAGAATTTGTTGCTATTTTGCCTGATACAGATCGAGATGGAGCAATTAAAGTAGCAGAAACAATGAGAGTCGCTATTAAACAATTGCATATCCCTCATTGCAATTCTTTAGTCAATTCAATGGTTACAATCAGCGCAGGAGTGGCTACCACTATTCCCAATGCCCAAGATAACGCGAAAATGCTAGTCGAAGAAGCCGATAAAGGATTGTATCTAGCTAAAAGTCGTGGTCGTGATTGTATTGCCGTAGATCGACATCCTCTTGTTTGTGCCGAAAATCGACAAAACAATGACCGGCAGTGGGACAAACGAATTCGTCGCGCTCTAAAAAAAAATCTATTTAGTCTTTATGCTCAGCCGATCACTTCTTTGAAAGAAGACTCCAGGCAGCACTTTGAAATTTTACTGCGGCTACAAGATCGCGGACAGGTTATTGCCCCCAATGCTTTTTTTGATGTTGCCGAACGTAATTCCTTAATGTCTAGTATTGATACGTGGGTAATTAATCAGTTATTAGAACAACTGGCGAATAAAGGCGATCGCTCATATTGGCAAAATTATCAATTTTCCATCAATTTATCGGGAGCATCTCTAAACGATCGCTCTTTTCTGGATTTTCTGTCTCAAAAGCTAACTCAATACCATCTCCCGCCACAGCTTTTTTGTTTTGAAATTACCGAAGCGATCGCTATTACCAATATTGGTCACATCCGAGACTTTATGACCTCTCTCAAGAATTTGGGCTGTAGCTTTGCTCTTGATGACTTTGGCAAGGGAATGTCTTCTCTAACCTATCTCAAAAACCTGCCGGTAGACTACCTTAAGATCGACGGCTCTTTTATTACTGAACTCCATACAGATCGAGTTTCTAAAGTGATGGTGGAAGCAATTAATCACCTAGCGGTAGGCATCGGTTTAAAAACCGTAGCTGAGTTTGTGGAAAATCAGGCGATTTTAGATACTCTACGTCATCTCAAGATCGATTATGCCCAAGGATATCATTTAGGTCGCCCCCAAAAATTTACTGAAATGATTTAA
- a CDS encoding peptide ABC transporter substrate-binding protein, producing MIADRFISRFWVFLGLIIAISACGRPTGTGGQQDSSTLKLLYWQAPTILNPHLSTGFKDAEASRITLEPLASYDNQGNLVPFLAESIPTKENGGVAADGKSVTWKLKQNIKWSDGQPFTAEDVVFTYEFLSNPDVGAVSAGTYEVVQSVEAIDDYTVKINFQEVNPAWSLVFVGGEGMILPKHIYESYNGANAREASANLKPVGTGAYQVVEFRPGDTVIYQPNPKFRQAKQLDFARIELKGGGDATSAARAVLQTGDADFAYNLQVEAPVLDKLAAAGQGKVVSNYGAQMERIIINHSDPNKVAPSGERSSIEFPHPFLSDRSVREALALAVDQDTIAEQLYGVTGKATPNFLVAPPEYASLNTSYEYNLEKAQQLLDQAGWKDTNGNGTRDRDGIEMQMVFQTSVNPLRQKTQAVVKQGLQSIGVGVEIKSIDPSVYFSSDSSNNDTVEHFYADLQMYTTGNTSPDPAAYMNFMTCAQIPQQKNNWSGDNNSRYCNLEYDRLWREASQELDPKKRQKLFALMNDLLIDDVAVIPLVHRADVMAFGNSITGYEPTAWDMQTWNIMNWRRSN from the coding sequence GTGATTGCCGACAGGTTCATTTCTAGATTTTGGGTATTTTTGGGTTTAATAATTGCCATTTCCGCCTGTGGTAGACCTACAGGGACTGGTGGTCAACAAGACAGCAGCACTCTAAAATTACTTTATTGGCAAGCACCAACGATTCTCAATCCTCATCTCTCTACAGGATTTAAAGACGCGGAAGCTAGTCGCATTACTCTTGAACCTCTAGCCAGCTATGATAATCAAGGTAACTTAGTTCCTTTCTTGGCTGAGTCAATACCGACAAAGGAAAATGGTGGTGTGGCTGCGGATGGGAAATCTGTCACCTGGAAACTCAAACAGAATATCAAATGGTCTGATGGTCAACCTTTCACCGCCGAAGACGTAGTTTTTACCTATGAATTTCTCAGCAATCCAGATGTTGGGGCGGTTTCTGCGGGTACTTATGAGGTCGTGCAAAGCGTCGAAGCGATCGATGACTATACGGTCAAAATAAATTTCCAAGAGGTTAATCCTGCTTGGTCATTAGTGTTCGTTGGCGGTGAAGGCATGATCTTACCCAAACACATCTATGAATCCTACAATGGGGCAAATGCCAGGGAAGCATCAGCTAATCTTAAGCCTGTTGGGACAGGAGCTTATCAAGTAGTGGAGTTTCGACCAGGGGATACGGTTATTTATCAACCCAATCCTAAATTTCGTCAAGCAAAGCAGTTAGATTTTGCCAGAATCGAGCTAAAAGGTGGTGGTGATGCAACCTCAGCAGCCAGAGCAGTATTGCAGACGGGAGATGCCGATTTTGCCTATAATCTCCAGGTAGAAGCCCCAGTATTAGACAAATTAGCAGCAGCGGGACAAGGAAAGGTCGTTTCTAACTATGGTGCGCAGATGGAGAGAATAATTATCAACCATAGCGATCCTAATAAAGTTGCCCCGTCGGGAGAACGCTCTAGCATCGAGTTTCCCCATCCTTTTTTGAGCGATCGCTCTGTTCGCGAAGCTCTTGCCTTAGCAGTAGACCAAGACACTATTGCCGAGCAGCTGTACGGCGTGACGGGGAAAGCAACCCCTAACTTTTTGGTCGCGCCACCAGAATATGCTTCACTTAATACCAGCTATGAATATAATCTCGAAAAAGCCCAGCAGCTACTAGACCAAGCAGGATGGAAAGATACTAACGGCAACGGAACTCGCGATCGCGACGGCATAGAAATGCAGATGGTGTTTCAAACTTCGGTTAATCCTTTGCGACAGAAAACCCAAGCGGTAGTCAAACAGGGCTTGCAGTCTATTGGAGTAGGAGTAGAAATCAAAAGCATTGACCCCAGCGTCTATTTTTCTAGTGACTCTAGTAATAACGATACGGTGGAACATTTCTATGCGGATCTACAGATGTATACTACAGGTAATACTAGCCCCGATCCTGCTGCATATATGAATTTTATGACCTGCGCTCAGATTCCCCAACAAAAAAACAACTGGTCTGGAGACAATAATTCGCGTTACTGCAATTTGGAATACGATCGCCTGTGGCGAGAAGCCAGTCAAGAACTAGACCCCAAAAAACGTCAAAAGCTGTTTGCCCTGATGAACGATCTCCTAATTGATGATGTTGCGGTCATTCCTCTAGTACATCGGGCTGATGTGATGGCTTTTGGCAATAGTATAACGGGCTATGAACCCACCGCTTGGGATATGCAAACCTGGAACATTATGAATTGGCGACGAAGCAATTAG
- a CDS encoding DUF1345 domain-containing protein yields MIKLDTKPRLFVAIVGSVLIYILTPQWLQLYTRIIIAWNAGVIVFLASVFLMTSRATSEKMRSQAQRQDESRWIILIVVVVAACTSLLAIVFMLNGSKNSQPLLILHIILALFTIFASWLLIHTMFALHYAHLYYQNNHQQLEPLEFPGEKLPDYADFIYFSLGIGMTSQVADVQIASRILRRLALVHQVLSFFFNTLILALAINIMASLI; encoded by the coding sequence TTGATTAAACTCGACACCAAACCCCGATTATTTGTGGCGATCGTCGGGTCGGTATTAATCTATATTTTAACTCCCCAGTGGTTACAGCTATACACTCGAATTATTATTGCTTGGAATGCGGGAGTTATAGTTTTTTTAGCTTCAGTTTTCCTCATGACGAGTCGCGCTACATCCGAAAAGATGCGTTCTCAGGCACAGCGTCAAGATGAAAGCCGATGGATTATTCTAATTGTAGTTGTGGTAGCAGCCTGTACTAGTTTATTAGCCATTGTTTTTATGCTCAACGGTAGCAAAAACTCTCAACCATTATTAATTCTGCATATTATTCTAGCGTTATTTACTATTTTTGCTTCTTGGTTGCTAATTCATACAATGTTTGCCTTACACTACGCACACTTATATTACCAAAATAACCATCAGCAGCTAGAACCTTTAGAGTTTCCTGGCGAAAAACTACCCGACTATGCAGATTTCATTTATTTCTCTTTGGGCATTGGCATGACTTCCCAGGTAGCTGATGTTCAAATAGCCTCTCGCATTTTAAGACGACTGGCTTTAGTGCATCAGGTGCTAAGCTTTTTTTTTAACACTTTGATTTTGGCTTTGGCAATCAATATTATGGCAAGTCTAATTTAG
- the corA gene encoding magnesium/cobalt transporter CorA, translating to MIANTDSIARGSDSYQQISLNYHYNQPGSMPGTISIADRAKPPEINVIDYNQDQHKYATNLTPEECVAYLDTESVSWVDVGGLGDKPILEQLAQVFNLHPLLLENIVNVPQRPKLEDYQNQLVLITQMVNFEVKGRRVWLEQVSFVLGENYLLTVQEEPEQDCFTSVRDRLSKSKGIIRHQKADYLTYALWDTIIDSYFPVLEVYGERIEELEELVLGRPTRTTLAQIHQIKRELLALRRAIWPQRDVLNILIRDGHPLIEEHVLRYFKDCYDHTVQIIDTIEIYRELSSGLMDVYLSAVSNKMNEVMKLLAVISTIFIPLTFVAGVYGMNFNTEVSPWNMPELDWYWGYPLCLSVMLAIALFLITYFWRLGWFKNNF from the coding sequence ATGATTGCCAATACTGACTCGATCGCTCGAGGTAGTGACTCTTATCAGCAGATTTCCTTAAATTATCATTACAATCAGCCAGGTAGTATGCCAGGAACGATCTCGATTGCAGATCGGGCCAAACCGCCTGAAATTAATGTGATTGACTACAATCAAGATCAACATAAGTATGCGACCAATTTAACCCCAGAAGAATGTGTTGCTTATCTTGATACAGAATCAGTTTCTTGGGTCGATGTTGGTGGTTTGGGCGACAAGCCGATCTTAGAACAACTGGCACAAGTATTTAATCTGCACCCTTTATTACTAGAAAATATAGTCAATGTTCCCCAACGCCCAAAACTAGAAGACTATCAAAACCAGTTGGTCTTAATTACCCAAATGGTTAATTTTGAAGTCAAGGGTAGAAGAGTCTGGCTAGAACAGGTTAGTTTTGTTTTAGGTGAAAATTATTTACTGACGGTACAGGAAGAACCCGAACAAGACTGTTTTACTTCAGTACGCGATCGCTTGAGCAAGAGTAAAGGAATCATTCGTCACCAAAAAGCTGATTATCTAACTTACGCTCTTTGGGACACCATTATTGATAGTTATTTTCCCGTATTGGAAGTCTATGGTGAAAGAATTGAGGAATTAGAAGAACTAGTCTTAGGACGGCCTACAAGAACAACTTTAGCCCAAATTCACCAGATTAAGCGAGAACTTCTGGCTTTACGGCGTGCTATTTGGCCACAACGAGACGTGCTAAATATTTTAATTAGAGATGGTCATCCTCTGATCGAAGAACACGTATTGCGTTATTTTAAAGACTGCTACGACCACACCGTACAAATCATCGATACTATCGAAATCTATCGAGAACTGTCATCGGGATTAATGGATGTCTACCTGTCGGCGGTTAGCAACAAAATGAACGAGGTGATGAAACTGCTAGCGGTAATTTCCACCATATTTATCCCTCTAACCTTCGTAGCAGGAGTTTATGGCATGAACTTTAACACCGAAGTTTCTCCCTGGAATATGCCAGAGTTAGACTGGTATTGGGGGTATCCTCTGTGTTTGTCGGTTATGTTGGCGATCGCTCTTTTTTTAATTACTTACTTCTGGCGATTAGGCTGGTTTAAAAACAATTTTTGA
- a CDS encoding ABC transporter permease, protein MQRHFKILRLFWSTAIAAELEYRLNFVIATVTSIANLVGSLFGLFLFYRTGYTFEGWSWEEATIVLGLFTLLQGFSATFLVPNLNSIVTQVEQGTLDFVLLKPISSQFWLSTKTISPWGLPDLLFGTILIIYAGNSLGLAWYNYLASLIPLSFGIVILYSLWFILGATSIWFVKVYNVTEVLRGFLEAGRYPMVAYPAVYRFFFTFVVPVAFLTTVPAQAMLDRSELTWSIGAAILAGILFIFSIFFWRFALRFYTSASS, encoded by the coding sequence ATGCAGCGTCACTTTAAAATTTTACGTTTATTTTGGTCTACGGCGATCGCCGCAGAATTAGAGTATCGTCTCAATTTTGTCATAGCCACCGTTACGAGCATTGCGAATTTAGTCGGTAGTCTGTTTGGGCTATTTTTGTTTTACCGTACTGGCTATACTTTTGAGGGCTGGAGTTGGGAAGAAGCCACGATTGTTTTGGGTTTATTTACCCTATTACAAGGATTCTCCGCTACTTTTCTAGTGCCCAACCTTAACAGTATTGTCACGCAAGTCGAACAGGGAACATTAGACTTTGTGTTGCTCAAACCGATTAGCAGTCAGTTTTGGCTTTCGACTAAAACCATTTCCCCTTGGGGTTTACCCGATTTGCTATTTGGCACAATTTTAATAATCTATGCAGGCAATAGTTTAGGTTTGGCTTGGTATAACTATTTAGCTAGTTTAATTCCCTTGAGTTTTGGTATTGTTATTCTTTATAGCCTTTGGTTTATCTTGGGCGCAACCAGCATTTGGTTTGTCAAAGTTTATAACGTTACCGAAGTTTTGCGAGGATTTTTAGAAGCAGGGCGTTATCCCATGGTTGCTTATCCCGCTGTTTATCGCTTCTTTTTCACTTTCGTTGTACCTGTAGCTTTCTTAACTACCGTTCCCGCCCAGGCAATGCTTGACCGTAGTGAACTAACCTGGAGTATTGGTGCTGCTATCCTAGCAGGTATTTTATTTATTTTCTCCATCTTTTTCTGGCGGTTTGCTCTACGCTTCTATACCAGTGCCTCTAGTTAA